The genomic stretch GGTTATAATCCTGTCAGAGTCATTGAATCTGAGGATGTGAACTTGGAAGATGTAAATGCTGCCTTTGACGATGATGAGGTCCGTGAGTCTTTCAAGTTCATAGTGCTTGATCTCTTTTAGTATTTTAAGGACCAGGTTTGGTCAAGAGATCTTTTTTATTAACTTTGCTCTCAGTACTTCTTATTTAATGATTTGGGTAAAATAATTAGCTCGTGCTGGCTGACCTTAAACGGATAGTTATAAACCATGTGTTCTTTCTCTTCCCTCAAATTTAAAGAAATGAAGTTAGCCCTTTTTGCTTGGCAAGGGATTACTTCACGAGCATTAACTGTGTTTATTTCAGCTCACAGAAGATATGCAGTCGCATCTAATAGTAtgtttcaattgacaaaaatgttcGTGAACTTATATTAGCTATAATCCTGGTGATCAACTGTTCTCTGATATGTTTTGGTGTTCTCTCGACTTAGCATCCACATCATGTTCACATTTTTATACTGAgtgataaaaatattaatatcaGTGAAGTAATTTATATTGCTGCTTGGCATACTTCTGAGAGAGTGGGAGATTGCTCCACAATGTTATCTGAAATGAAGCCTTATTATCTCATAATGAGATAGTATTTATGAGTCCCACTTTAGTATAAGATTGCCGTCTGGTCTCAGCTCTCAGGAAAAAAGCTGTGGTGCTTCAATGATCGTCCTGCGTTGTTGCAATCCTATTATCTGCTGTTGGCATTCCACGtctctttttatttaatgaATGAAAAACTATTGTTTCTGTAGGAACAGAAGGCTAATGAGGAAGGTGGGAATGAAGACACGCATCCACTAATCCTTAATGCATTTGACTTAATAATCTTATCTCAAGGGTTAAatctttcatcaatctttgacAGGGGTCAGGTACACGATTTGGCTGAATAAAGAATACTATTGAAACATATACATTACGGCTTGTAGTATAATTTTGTTGATGCTCTTTCTTATACTGGCCTCTTCTCGTAAACTTTGCTGAACTTTGATTTGTCCCATCTTTGACAGGACTTTGTGAAGCATCAAACTCGCTTTGTGTCGCAAAAGCCCGCAAAGGTGGTTTTATCCAGCATGGAAGTTGTTGCACAATCTATGGGTTTCAAGACACATATTCGCAATTACAAGGTACAGATTATAGAAATATGTTGCTTTAATTTTAGCATTGGTTCTTTGCCCTCTCTCATATGCACATAACCACATGCGTATCTTCCTTAAGATTCCCTATACATGTGTTTTTGGTTTCTGGTTTCATCCCAATTGTTTGTCGTATGACTAtgtgaattagaaaaaaattgtgaaatttttaatgatagtAATTTTCGTCATAAAGTATGTTGTTAAAGAACTTAGTTTTGTggatccaaccaaaaaaaaaaaaacataagctcAAGTTTTGTGGTGATGGCCAGATGAGAGTGGAAGGTCTTTCAGCTAGCAAGACCTCTCATTTCTCCGTTATTTTGGAGGTAAGCATTACCTCATTGGGtacctttttcttccttcattgACAAATCAGTCGACTAATTCGTCTCACTCTCTCCTTCGGTATCCAGATTTTTGAGGTTGCTCCGACATACTTCATGGTTGATATTCAGAAAGCAGCTGGAGACGCCAACGAGTACCTTAAGGTGACGTTCATGTTATTTATTAGTGTTCACTTCCGTACCATTCCTTGTTCTTATCTCTTGTTTCACCACCATTCGAGAAGCTTATTCGAAAGCAGACCTCATTGTGGGCTTGCTCATATGGTTAACCGATGCGCCGGCCAATCGTATGGGCAGGCTAGACATAAAAACTGTCGGTCCATTGGGCTAAGGCGAGACCATGTATTTGTGGGAAGCGAAGTGCTGCGGGCCTGAACTACTAGCTCTTGATTGTACTTCTGTACCCAAAATTCGGGGTCTTGAGCGGGCAAGAGGTTAACAATCGGCTTTGTATAGCGGATTTTCGGCTCATAGCTTTTTGTCACTCATCTGCATTGCAGTTCTACAAGAGTTTCTGTGGCAATCTCGAGGATATCATCTGGAAGCCTCCCGGCGAATCGGCCAAATCAAGGATCACGAAGAGCAAAAGCAAGAAGCGCTGAACCTTGCGTTAGAGGATACCGGGCGTCCCCCTGCAACAGGAGTATTGTGCTAATTATTTAACATCTCGAAGGAGGTAGTAGCTAGTGTGATTTGAGTGTTCCTGAATCTGCCATAAACgaagatttcttttttgtggtgtGTATAGTTATATTTTCGTGGAATGGATACTTTATATCAGTGTATTGATGTGACGCAAGGCGCGGCTCTGTTAATGACCATAATATTATCTGGAAGTTGagtctattttgaagaaaagcaGCTTGGAATGGGCAATGGTTTTGGAATCAAGAAAGGGTCAGCTGAGCTCGAAAGGGGTAGCCGGTCGTCGGCTAGGAATCTAAGAAATAGTGAGTATTTTATCTCTCTCAATTCGAAAATCCAGGATTTGAATTGATGCAAACGAGGTAATTTCTAAGTAGCATCAATATGTGACGCGATATGACACGATAAGATACTCaaacacgtcatttctaaaaaaatggagGATTTTTATATGTTTAGACACGTTGTTTGTTAAATGTATAtctttatatataaattattatataaaaataaagtgagtttttttctttttctgctagaTATTCatgattaggattttttttttggcggactgattatattaattttgagataGCTGGATATATAACTTAaatatatgtattttttataaatatatatttcgattcctaatttattgaaaatacttaaaattgtcCCGTGCGTGTTTAAATGGCGTGTTGAGATGCTAGATTCGCGTGTCGCTGTCGGGAGAGCCGACGAATCGCATGTTGGAGAGCGTCGGAATGTCAAACATAACACGGAGGCCTTCGTAAAGTGTCGGGTGTTTCTTAAGGTAATTCTGCAAAAATGAAAGTGGGTGATGTATAATTTCGGAAATGGGCTGCTCTGCTGCATGAATATTTTGCTTTTGTAGGAATTAACCAACTTTCCAAAttgagattatttttttttttttttttttcaagaaacgAGCCTTTCGGGCAAATGATCCGTCATCTCTTCCCTCTCCCCAATTGTGTGAAAATAACGACGAAAGAAGAACATCATCGTCGGTCTTATCATATTCTCACTCCTCCTTGCCTCGTCCTTCTTCTCCAAGAGCCCTTCTCCCCATGCAGCAACGATCTTGCCAGTGCTCCTCTCCTCTCTGTCTCCCACGGTCCTCATGGCGCGTCTgccctcgctctctctcgccACCACGCTCAGGCTCGCCCCTTCTTCGCCGCGTTCGAGAATCTCCGGTTGCGTCTCTCCTCTCGCTGTGGAAAAAGGTATTCTCTTTATCATCTTTGGGACACGTTTCTCACTGCGGATAGCTCAAGTTCATTAGATTCTTGGTCTTTTCAAGGGAATAGTAGGACCAATTTGCGTAGAAAAATGTTTGCCAGTCAGTGCGATTGAGCTTCTGGGACTGACTCTGAGCTCCATTTGTTCACTCAGCCTCCGGGCATTTGTTGTGGAACGAGTAAAACCAACAGTAGCGCAAGCGCAACTCTGGAGGGTGAGTCTTTAGACTTCGGAGAAGGGCTCCCTGTGTTAGAAGATGAGACAGGACTCGGACCCTTTGATTATGTTCCCTTTTTGCAAGAATGCATGGACAGGCGTTTCGTTTCAGATGTGGAAGCTGTTCATGCCCACGTCATTAAAACAGGAGCCCATGCTGATTTGTTTGTCATGACGTTCCTTGTGAATGTTTATGCGCAATGCGGAGCCATGGTTGCTGCCCGTAAGGTTTTCGACCATTTGCCGAGGCGAAATGTCGTTGCTTGGACGACCCTGATTACGGGTTACGTCCACAGCTCTGAGCCGGAGGTCGCCATCCGAGTCTACCTGGAAATGTTGGAAGCAGGATCTTACCCTACCAATTATACCTTGGGAATGGCTCTGAATGCGTGTTCCTCTTTGCAATCTCTAGAACTGGGGAAACAAATTCACGCCTACATAGTTAAGTACAGGATTGAACATGATACGAGCATTGGCAATGCGCTTTGTAGCTTGTACTCCAAATTTGGCAACTTAGATTATGCTGTTAAAACTTTCAGAGGTATTATGGAGAAGAACGTGATTTCCTGGACTGCTATTATATCTGCTTGTGGCGAAAATGGCGAGGCTGCTTCTGGGTTGGGTTTTTTCAGTGAGATGCTTTGGGAGAATGCTGAGCCCAATGAGTTCACCTTAACTAGTGTTTTAAGCCTTTGTTGTACAGTGATGTCTTTGAGTTTAGGGAAACAGGTTCACTCCTTGAGCATAAAGCGTGGTTATCAATTGAACCTACCGGTAAGGAATTCTGTGATGTATTTATACCTCAAATGTGGGTTGGTAGATGAGGCATACAAATTGTTCAATGAAATTGAATCCTCCAGCTTGGTCACGTGGAACGCCATCATCGCAGGGCACGTGCAAATTATGGATCTTGCATTTGACAATCTTTCTGCATACCAAGGTGGGACAAGAGCTCTGGAGATCTTTTTAAGAATGACCCACTCTGGCCTGAAACCTGATCTTTTCACGTTTTCAAGTGTCTTGACGTTGTGCAGTAAATTGGTAGCACAGGAGCAAGGGGAACAGATTCATGCACAGACTATCAAAACCGGGTTTTTGTCTGATGTGGTTGTGGGGACTGCACTGGTTAACATGTACAGTAAATGTGGGAACATTAGAAGAGCGAGTAAAGCTTTTGTGGAGATGTCTACCAGAACTTTGATATCATGGACTACCATGATCACGAATTTCGCCCTTCATGGTAAAACTCAGCAAGCCCTGCAACTCTTTGAGGACATGAGACTTGTGGGTGTCAGACCCAATCAAATTACTTTTGTTGGCGTCCTGGCAGCTTGTGGTCATTCTCTAATGCTAGATGAGGCTCTGAATTACTTTGAGGTGATGCAGAAGGAATATAGAATTAAGCCTGTGATGAACCACTTTGAGTTGCTGGTTGACATGTTTGTGATGTCGGGTAGCTTAGACAAAGCCTTTGATTTAgtcaagaaaatgaattatGAGCCGAATGAGTTTATCTGGTCGGCTTTAATAGCTGGAGCTAGTATTCACGGAAATTCGGAATTAGGTCTTCATGCAGCTGAGCAGTTAATCAAGCTAGACCCAAGAGATAGCGAGACTTGCATCTTATTATTGAGGACATACAGAGCTACAGCGAGGTGGATGGACGCATCGAATGTGGAAAAATTGATGAGAGAGGAGCAACCCATTAAACTAAGAGACTGGAGCTGGATTTGCATCAAAGGCAAGGTCTATTCATTTGAGCCAAATGAGCAGTCCTGTCCTGGTAATGATATGGAGATGCGCATACTGTTGGAAGACTTGCTTGGCCAAGCAAAGACACTTGGATATGAATTTTGGGGGAGTTCAGAGCTAAGGGATAATGAGGAAGCCGACTTAGCCTCTAGGATTCACCAGAGCGAAGTATTAGCTCTTGCTTTTGGATTATTGAACACGCCAAATGCAGCACCAATGCAGATTATCAAGAATACTAGTATGTACAGAATCTGCCATGATTTCATCAAATGCCTATCAATTCTAACTGCTAGGAAAATTGTCATCCAAGATCGGAAGCGGCTCCATAAGTTTGTCGACGGAAAGTGCTTGTGTGGAGACTTTTGGGGCCTTCTTTGAAATTCTTAATTTTCCTTACACCAATATGATCTGGGTGGCTTGCTATAATACAAAAGCTACCTGGTTGCTAAACAGGAAGAATCTGTCGCTCAGCAAATATGGAATTAACATAAGACATATTCTTCTCAATTCTTTCACACAAAAACAGAGCACAATGCAGAGCAAAATGCCGTGCAGAAAATTCGATACTTAGACGAGAATACAGATACAATTCTCAACGGATCAAGTAATTTCTATACAATTTTGCATCAGCTCCTCTTTATTTCTGGCCTTCTTGGATGCAAACTGAAAGATATATGCTTTCTGCGGACTTCAATTACATGAACTTGTTTAAGGAACAGCTTTTTGTACGTagatatttaaatttttgagtaaCTATACATGAGAAGTATAAGGATGCTGGCTTTAGGATAACTCAGAATTGGCCATATGCTTCTCTTGAATGACACTTGGTTTTGGATAGAGTGATTGAATGAGAACCTAACCTACGCAAATGGTAATTAAACCTTTTTGTTCCACTTATTGAACAAGATTCTATGGTCGGTCCTTAAGTATTAGATCTATTTTTATATGTAAAAGCAACCTACGTATTTGATGCAGATAATTTAGTGGCAACATCCGCTTTTATGTAGAACCTATCCAATTGGTAATTAGAccattttcttttggtaaaaatattaGATCTAAGTTTAGGGAATTCAATTCCCTAAGACAACAATCAAATCTAGACCTATGGCGTTCTAAGTCATAAGTATAGGAATGCCCTTATGTACAGATCCTATTtcgtaaaaatattaaaatattctcacctcacaattatatatataaaaaattatatgatataatattttcataactttatcacatttaagaataaGCGAGTATTTTGAATGCCTAAAGAAGAAATAGacataaatcaaatagaagttATGGGTTACATTACAAATAtgacatgtttggtaacgtttctgttccaaaaaagtgattttgattagaatcgaattttttttattcggtttcctggatgagttttagagaatcagaacacATTTgctaactgcataaaatttatattcccgGAAcggaaacgcgtttggtaatcgcacaaaatttctgttttgaaaaattatttctctttccaatttgtcatttaaattaaataattacataattataTTTGATGACTTTCCTTAGACCTCACAATTGCGATCCTCTTgcaccatgacatctttttggccaaaataaggatgcttcaaatttgtttcttggaagaataatatgctaaaattgttgttttctcaTGTTTCTCTTGAGTCTATGCATCCGCCAAGGATGAAAGAGGTAATtctgattatcttttattgctcggaatgaataaattccatCTCTGCCACATAGGTGGCTCGGCTTTACCCTTGGATATCATGCGGATAGTCACCGATGCAGCATGGTACGCCGACAACAAATCAGGCAAGTATAGGAAAAATAGAAaggcaaaatcaccaaaaataggattggctaattgaatggacccattttctactttttgagatttttttttttttggaatttttagaatttttctaattttttttcaatttttttttgtgaattttccattttttggaatttttaatcattttctgattttttatttttattaattttcaaaatttttatttaaaaaattatatatctaGATCGGGTTGAGTTGACCCGGCCCTCGCCTCGTAGGCGCTCGACAAAAGTGAGAAAAGACTAtcattgtcttttttttattttcaaaagtgttcttttttgggataactaatttttttttattcaaaagtggtcctaagaacgtaatcagaatcatttgcattaccaaacatgtttctgattcttttttgttctagggaacagaatcaaagaaacagaaacgttaccaaacaaactCACAGTATCTAAATCATACTCgatcgagagatcgagagagagatgattacTTCTCACCGATCCTAGACTGCAAATGGAAATTtggaaggggagagagagagtcatgaTTACTTCTCACCAACCCCAGACTGCGATTGGAAATTTGGAAGGGGACGTACATGCAGTCTATCTTAATTTAAACTTCTATGAAGATTTTGCATCATAGTTCAACGAAATAAGGACAAACTACTTTGCGATCATAATCGCAGGATTTTGGggggaaaggagaagaaaaagccCTGCTTTAATTTCTCTCACACCTAATCTCAGCAAAATGATAGCTCCATTTGCTGACCATCAGGTCCTCCAAAATTCCGACGTGTATATTTATCTTGGATGATGCATCGATGATTAAATTCCAACGTAGCATCTTCACGTTCTCAAGCTTTCTTGTCGATCAAATTTCAGCATAGTGCATTTATGTTTGATCCTACTTGTATTTTTCAAGCTTTATCATATAAATTCCAGCACAGTTTGTGTACCCTTAACCAAGCCATTGCCTATGGGTTGCCGGTTAAAAGACCCCCCATCACAAGATCAATTCCAATCCTTTAAAGCCAGATTGCTCATTTTAAGGAACCCTTGGAGCCAAGAATAGAAGACATTGACTAATGGAGTGAATTCCAATTGCCCAAAGAAGCGCTTGCAACCGGTAACGCACTAGAATTCTTATTCACGGCGAAGGAAAAAAGCATTTCAACCCAAAATCCCGACTCAAAACGAAATTATTGTTGTTTCTTGTTTGCTTGTGATGTCTGAAGTCGGTACAAAATCTATCTCTTGTAGTAAAAACCAAAGAACAATATTCGATGAAAGAGATCTATTTCTAGCAAAACAAGCACAAAGATATCTTACGAAAGTATCTCAATGATGAAATCACCAAAGGGGGAAGAGAGAAATCTGAACATACCATTACCATCAAATGCATTTAATAGCACAAATATATTTCGCGACGGCATCACATTGAAGAGAGATATCTGAACATACCATTAATATCATCCATGAAATGCTTTTAAGTAGCGCGCATGAACTTCATTGCATAGGAATCTCTGTTTAGCATAACCAAACGATCAACCATTCATCACTCTATCAAAACCTAATCCCAAAGGGATCATGAAGCGTGCCTCCAAGTCGATGTTGATCTTCCTCTTGGTGACTCTAGTTtgttatactctctctctctctctttttccatttcgaTCTCGGTTATGAATCCCTAACGCATGATTTTCTTATGTGTTTACGCAATTGATCTCATCTTGTTAATCGTTTGGAGGGTACTTAaaacatttttgttttcataAGCTAACACGAGGCTATGGAagttgttgacacttaaaataatccaagagagactcgtgacaagcacgtgaggaagcgataatcagctacgggaagaaacactgaagcaaggaacgtttcaatcagaaagatgccacgtgtcgggataaattatggcgccacttccttctagaacaagaaaagcgcgcggagggaggacacgatcaaagcggttggcggtaatccccacgaggtaaaagaaaaggcgcgaagactaggaaaccgtcatccacgtggcttatggaaaaaagcaaagcgtggggccaaaggaagaaaccgctcagcggttactaaagagcttgcctataaatacctcgcaatagcaaagggacacacacacaacaaatccaaaacacctgcattatcaaactagctcttagctcttaacctttagcctttagcctagcctagctgtagctttgagattcccgtcgtcgattcaattccggcgagtatcatatccagagttaggtgtcgtcgattagattccggcgcgTCGCTCGTTAGGTTCAagcaccgtcgattaaattccaaagtgttgcacccttcacccatcccgtccaataccgtcgattcaattccggtattgtgtcctataattccccgtccggtctttgtcgattgaattccagcattgtgtcctacgttattcccgatcctgtcgattcaattccgtggtcacgtcgaagtctgtcaaCGTCTTGTCactattgcgcattgggccgtcgaagttgtcgaaagcccgtttgtaacgcgccctttacgtgtaaatctattgcatttgacattctctgtccaaaatcgacccgaactccttttcggaaaacgaacgaattaagtttgataaaagattctcgcgcaagcaaccttctttgggctatagtcaatccgggcctagaacccataaccagcaaagccttgtcgaaggattttaacgcgcaacaatcttttttggcacgcccggtgggacctttggtgtcggttcgagagaagtgctatgctacgcacacgaggacgtaacaacatagacggtggtggagacgagccccgggaagaaatacaacgaatggagtcatccacggcccatcaagaggacgtcgaggtctctcgacgtaacgttgaggagccaagaAGAAATCCCGAAATGACGCCTGTCatgctaacatcgataaggcggaccatcgaagaagtccgtaacgagtttgctgatcacatggtacggcggatgaccgaggttgtcgggcaattaatcatcaacacgtatcacgaatgtgttgcaggacaacatgggattacaattaacaAACCTCATGCTcgggaagggaatggtttcgtaccagcagcaagtggcggtttaccaagaacaacaccgccaaatataggccttgcgGGACAGAATACTCGGCCTTTAGCACCTCCGCGGATTCTACAACGAGGagaggcgttaccggccaacgaacccGCACCCCGGTAAATGCGAGACACgtgtatgttccctagacatcctattcaaCAAGATATACCTGTGGATCTTGTTATGcttccgggacaccctgttcgacaagacgagaatattgctcgtcgggaagTAGCCGCCCAACATAACCccgtccctatcaatgaacaatcGGTACCCATGATTgtcgaaaatcagggggcaataccctttagggggcaatggcgaGCTAGGGGGCAAGATCAATTACCCCAAGCCAGGGGGCAAGGACAGTATGGACACCGGGccatacgacctggatatcGCCAGATGAATCAGGCCCTTCAACCACCAGGTCCTAAGCCAATGTTTCAGCCCgttgtgcaacccatatatcatcctccacaacctggatatcaaatgccatatcaaccgcagtaccatcagccggtgtttgaccaggcacccgtatacattgacccaatggtaggataccgggctaatgtttaccgaaaaccgtacccggattggatggatacgatcccatatccaagagggtttaaaatacccgagttcacacttttttttggggaggatgatcagtccacgtatgaacatatcaaccgttttctagcactatgtggggatgctacacatgcggaccactggaaattaaggctctttccattatccttgtcgaaaacagcctttacatggtataccgcactaccacccaattcggtgttgacatgggaacagatggagcgtttgtttcatggccggtttcaaagagcggtgtcgaacttgtcagTAGCAGATTTGTCGacgatgaagcaaatgacaaacgagacggtcgaccgctttgttgcaaggtttaaatgggctaggaacaaatgtttagttcctttaccgtAAAAGACATTCGCTGAGTTCGCTttcaacgggttgaaattcgaaatacgagataggatggtgggacatccatgtgcggatctattcgaattatccacgatggcaacaaagcacgaaagtctgctcaaggaaaaagacaaaaggcacacccgaagaggagatgtaagttttgtcgagccacccgatttcgacgaagaatcaacggagcCCGTCGAAGTGGCCAtcgcccaattaaccatcgacaagccatacacttgccaagcactgaagccagcaaggatgaaagaaaagtcaactataatggctaaagcaaaagaagcagtgtattattcattcgatgcgaatcgggcggaagaaattttcgataTATCGCtggccgacggacaaatcaggcCGACGGAAGGGCgtaagataccgtccaaagaagaattagcggggaagaagtattgcaaatggcatcactcatggagccataacacatcggattgtctagtccttaaaaagaacattcaagaagcgattcgacaaggacAGTTCAAATTTgctgaagacaaagggaaacccccgatggatgtagacgcggatccttttccagtgatgactggaatggtatctttaaagCAATCGAGTAAAAGCcattacgtcaacaaatttatgcgcttattgcaggcgaaaattgggaaacatgagtacacccgaggaagggtaccaaaagagcggtcgAACCGGTCATAGCAataagacgccttttcacattgaaagtgccggacctcgaagaagttccaatcatcggagagtttataagtcgtttaagcagagatacgatgaaggggaccctacaattggtactttaggtgagccaagtggcaagtttgattattacgtaagctatggtccatCAACCCCACATCCCCGggaaagagtccactatggatggggaaaggagttcgacagagattttcgacaaggccttcatgagtcacatcgtcgacgcactcttaagataccaagcaaccccgtagaagggtcatggtatgaggtgacggaagatcaagaaaaaattttgacccgaactcagaagagaagggtgcaaagaaagaacaggagtcgcatactacggcaacaggagattccGACCAGTCATGACTCGATGGCagcagctcctaaccacaccaaactgcggaggccgagaaatctggtttggcgacgACGACCGAAAAAGAcacacccagctcaagaaaaagaggacaagggtacaaagacaCAGAAAACATCCGCATCCAAATCTCGATTTAAAACCCCCGCTAGCGTGTCGGTTtcccccctaagctcttgtatgatacgagttaagttaccacacgagtttcaacTCGAGTCGACCTCAGCTGACGGCGGCT from Rhodamnia argentea isolate NSW1041297 chromosome 2, ASM2092103v1, whole genome shotgun sequence encodes the following:
- the LOC115746244 gene encoding pentatricopeptide repeat-containing protein At4g14850-like; its protein translation is MVVRKVGKYEVGRTIGEGTFAKVKFAQNTETGESVAMKVLDRSTIIKHKMVDQIKREISIMKLVRHPYIVRLHEVLASRTKIYIILEFITGGELFDNIVHHGHLSEAESRRYFQQLIDGVDFCHSKGVYHRDLKPENLLLDSQGNLKISDFGLSALPEQGVSLLRTTCGTPNYVAPEVLSHKGYNGAPADVWSCGVILYVLMAGYLPFDELDLTTLYSKIDNADFSCPSSFPVGAKCLIKRILDPNPETRITIEQIRDDEWFKKGYNPVRVIESEDVNLEDVNAAFDDDEEQKANEEGGNEDTHPLILNAFDLIILSQGLNLSSIFDRGQDFVKHQTRFVSQKPAKVVLSSMEVVAQSMGFKTHIRNYKMRVEGLSASKTSHFSVILEIFEVAPTYFMVDIQKAAGDANEYLKFYKSFCGNLEDIIWKPPGESAKSRITKSKSKKRKRAFRANDPSSLPSPQLCENNDERRTSSSVLSYSHSSLPRPSSPRALLPMQQRSCQCSSPLCLPRSSWRVCPRSLSPPRSGSPLLRRVRESPVASLLSLWKKPPGICCGTSKTNSSASATLEGESLDFGEGLPVLEDETGLGPFDYVPFLQECMDRRFVSDVEAVHAHVIKTGAHADLFVMTFLVNVYAQCGAMVAARKVFDHLPRRNVVAWTTLITGYVHSSEPEVAIRVYLEMLEAGSYPTNYTLGMALNACSSLQSLELGKQIHAYIVKYRIEHDTSIGNALCSLYSKFGNLDYAVKTFRGIMEKNVISWTAIISACGENGEAASGLGFFSEMLWENAEPNEFTLTSVLSLCCTVMSLSLGKQVHSLSIKRGYQLNLPVRNSVMYLYLKCGLVDEAYKLFNEIESSSLVTWNAIIAGHVQIMDLAFDNLSAYQGGTRALEIFLRMTHSGLKPDLFTFSSVLTLCSKLVAQEQGEQIHAQTIKTGFLSDVVVGTALVNMYSKCGNIRRASKAFVEMSTRTLISWTTMITNFALHGKTQQALQLFEDMRLVGVRPNQITFVGVLAACGHSLMLDEALNYFEVMQKEYRIKPVMNHFELLVDMFVMSGSLDKAFDLVKKMNYEPNEFIWSALIAGASIHGNSELGLHAAEQLIKLDPRDSETCILLLRTYRATARWMDASNVEKLMREEQPIKLRDWSWICIKGKVYSFEPNEQSCPGNDMEMRILLEDLLGQAKTLGYEFWGSSELRDNEEADLASRIHQSEVLALAFGLLNTPNAAPMQIIKNTSMYRICHDFIKCLSILTARKIVIQDRKRLHKFVDGKCLCGDFWGLL